From one Maniola jurtina chromosome 5, ilManJurt1.1, whole genome shotgun sequence genomic stretch:
- the LOC123865724 gene encoding von Hippel-Lindau tumor suppressor homolog yields MAERDRERRRRENEDPGELLYEIDEKGQQVVVKSVESTSSAYLRFTNRTSRAVDVWWRDFRGAKRHYIRLEAGAYFDINSFITHPWEFTDVVTKESCVINNKPIFRPPRNIGGMMYRTNWNITIRVRCLRDTALLALAQHLQDPEAVYALGLPRVLADELQKLILVFHRPRTPPQRD; encoded by the coding sequence ATGGCGGAACGAGATCGAGAGAGAAGGCGGCGAGAAAACGAAGATCCAGGGGAGCTTCTGTACGAGATAGACGAGAAAGGTCAACAAGTTGTAGTCAAGTCTGTGGAATCAACATCAAGTGCGTACCTTCGGTTTACAAACAGAACCTCGCGCGCAGTAGACGTGTGGTGGAGGGACTTTCGAGGCGCGAAAAGACACTATATAAGGTTAGAAGCAGGCGCATATTTCGACATTAACTCCTTCATCACCCATCCGTGGGAATTCACCGATGTAGTAACTAAAGAAAGTTGTGTGATAAACAATAAGCCCATATTCAGACCACCGAGGAATATAGGTGGTATGATGTATAGAACTAATTGGAATATAACAATAAGGGTAAGATGCCTGCGAGACACTGCATTGCTAGCTTTAGCACAACACCTACAAGACCCAGAGGCGGTATATGCCCTTGGTTTACCCCGAGTTTTAGCGGATGAACTCCAGAAATTAATCTTAGTATTCCACAGGCCACGGACGCCTCCGCAGCGTGATTGA
- the LOC123865007 gene encoding jerky protein homolog-like, with product MASKRKRVVLSLADKLKIIEQLDKGVTGKKLSEIYDVGQATISDIKNSKSTLLNFVSVLENEDGSSSRKTMKSATNKNLEDAVFKWFLQQRSMGNPISGPILCEKAKILAEKLGYSSFKASNGWLRNFKFRHGVRELDLAGEKLSADSAAAENFIEKFKTASESYDPEFVYNADETGLVWKALPKTTLASKRESSAPGHKVSKERVTVLNCANSTGNHKLPLLLIGKSRNPRAFKNVKKLPLFYKSQPKAWMTAALFTEWYDEVFIPEVKKHQKSVGKEGSKVLLIVDNAPTHPTAELLERENGQFKTTFLPPNVTSLLQPMDQSVIETMKRHYRRQLLRKLLIEGAEDEELVLANHSKINLKDCCYMVAEAWSLVTAVTLRRAWNKLKGLPSEKNKKKESEENEKQEYGEDDDDEDALSLEEIRKMIVKIPGCTEVSAEDVGEWMACDTSDPGFQILNDDEIVVSVREDVEVEEELSADVEVDAGPSASEAFAGLETALKWMERQPECDHLQLLTVKRMRDLAARKRLKTAKQLTLTEMFKKQ from the coding sequence ATGGCTTCAAAAAGAAAACGTGTTGTGCTATCGTTAGCGGACAAACTGAAAATTATAGAGCAACTCGATAAAGGTGTAACGGGTAAGAAGTTGTCTGAGATTTATGATGTTGGACAAGCAACAATTTCTGACATTAAAAACAGTAAGTCAACACTTTTAAACTTTGTTTCGGTGCTTGAAAATGAAGATGGAAGTTCCTCCAGGAAAACAATGAAGTCAGCAACCAACAAAAATTTGGAAGATGCCGTGTTTAAATGGTTTTTGCAGCAACGTTCTATGGGAAATCCGATTTCAGGTCCAATCCTTTGTGAAAAAGCCAAAATCTTAGCAGAAAAGCTTGGTTATTCATCTTTTAAGGCTAGTAACGGCTGGCTAAGGAATTTTAAATTCAGGCATGGTGTACGCGAGTTAGATTTGGCTGGTGAGAAGCTTTCAGCAGACTCTGCAGCTgctgaaaattttattgaaaaatttaaaactgcaTCAGAATCCTATGATCCGGAGTTTGTTTATAATGCCGATGAAACTGGCCTTGTTTGGAAAGCATTACCAAAAACCACTTTGGCTTCTAAAAGGGAATCTAGTGCCCCTGGACATAAGGTCAGTAAAGAACGTGTTACAGTGCTTAACTGTGCCAACTCCACTGGAAATCATAAACTGCCACTTCTTTTGATAGGAAAGTCAAGAAATCCAAGAGcatttaaaaacgtaaaaaaacttcCACTCTTCTACAAAAGTCAACCCAAGGCCTGGATGACTGCAGCTTTGTTTACCGAATGGTATGATGAAGTGTTTATTCCTGAAGTGAAAAAGCACCAAAAATCGGTGGGAAAAGAAGGCAGTAAGGTGCTTTTAATTGTTGATAACGCACCCACTCATCCTACAGCAGAACTGTTGGAAAGAGAGAATGGGCAGTTTAAAACGACGTTTTTGCCTCCCAATGTTACAAGTTTGCTGCAACCCATGGACCAGTCTGTTATTGAAACAATGAAGCGCCATTACAGAAGGCAACTGCTGAGAAAACTGCTGATCGAAGGTGCTGAAGATGAAGAATTGGTTTTGGCAAATCAtagcaaaataaatttaaaggaCTGCTGTTACATGGTAGCGGAAGCTTGGAGTTTGGTTACGGCAGTGACGCTAAGACGTGCGTGGAATAAACTGAAAGGCCTACCGTCTgagaagaacaaaaaaaaagaatctgaAGAAAATGAGAAACAAGAATATGgagaggatgatgatgatgaagatgcgTTGTCACTAGAGGAAATAAGAAAAATGATTGTAAAAATTCCTGGTTGTACAGAAGTAAGTGCTGAAGATGTAGGAGAGTGGATGGCTTGTGACACGTCTGACCCTGGTTTTCAAATTCTCAATGACGATGAAATTGTTGTAAGTGTGAGAGAAGATGTTGAAGTGGAAGAAGAACTTTCTGCTGATGTTGAAGTAGACGCTGGACCATCAGCTAGTGAAGCATTTGCCGGCCTCGAGACTGCTTTGAAGTGGATGGAGCGTCAGCCCGAGTGTGACCACTTGCAACTGCTTACCGTCAAGCGAATGCGTGACCTGGCTGCCCGAAAACGGTTGAAGACCGCAAAACAGCTTACATTAACGGAGATgtttaaaaaacaatga
- the LOC123865725 gene encoding trafficking protein particle complex subunit 2-like protein, with amino-acid sequence MLTFQFTSASILQAMAVCVAVIGKDNSPLYIGGIGNDTSTDNELSRQWLVHTALDALEERLSTTNTSNTNSSANTARTDLRDLYLGLLYSTDTHKIYGYVTNTRIKLVLVTSSTSPSGSNIRDAEVRTALRRLHALYADAICNPFHLPGDQITSPKFDKQVKSLMLNNV; translated from the exons ATGTTGACGTTTCAATTCACTTCCGCTTCGATTTTGCAAGCAATGGCTGTTTGTGTGGCTGTTATTGGCAAAGAT AATTCACCACTCTACATTGGGGGTATCGGCAATGACACCAGTACGGATAATGAACTATCAAGGCAATGGCTGGTTCACACTGCTCTCGATGCGTTAGAAGAAAGACTATCAACAACTAATACTAGCAACACCAACTCAAGTGCAAACACAGCGCGGACCGATCTACGCGACCTTTATCTTGGCCTACTGTATTCAACTGATACtcataaaat ATATGGCTACGTTACTAACACGCGTATTAAACTCGTACTCGTGACAAGTTCAACATCTCCCAGTGGAAGTAACATAAGAGATGCAGAAGTTAGGACTGCGCTTCGTAGGCTCCATGCTTTATATGCTGATGCTATTTGTAACCCTTTCCACTTGCCTGGAGACCAAATCACTTCAcc GAAATTCGACAAACAAGTTAAGAGTTTAATGTTGAATAATGTTTGA
- the LOC123865727 gene encoding 40S ribosomal protein S20 translates to MAAAVVSGKDIEKPQAEVSPIHRIRITLTSRNVRSLEKVCSDLINGAKKQKLRVKGPVRMPTKILRITTRKTPCGEGSKTWDRFQMRIHKRVIDLHSPSEIVKQITSINIEPGVEVEVTIADA, encoded by the exons ATG GCAGCCGCCGTAGTGTCAGGCAAAGATATTGAGAAGCCCCAGGCGGAGGTGTCTCCCATCCATCGCATCCGCATCACCCTCACATCCCGCAATGTACGCTCGCTGGAGAAGGTCTGCTCTGACTTGATCAATGGTGCCAAGAAACAGAAGCTGCGTGTGAAG GGCCCAGTCCGCATGCCAACCAAGATCCTGCGCATCACGACGCGCAAGACGCCCTGCGGTGAAGGTTCCAAGACCTGGGACAGGTTCCAGATGCGGATCCACAAGCGCGTCATCGACCTGCACTCGCCGTCCGAGATCGTGAAGCAGATCACCTCCATCAACATCGAGCCAGGGGTCGAGGTCGAGGTCACCATCGCCGACGCGTAG
- the LOC123865719 gene encoding oxidative stress-induced growth inhibitor 1-like: protein MRDNMKPCQHTLSDDVVYKEVVVIGNGPSGMVTSFMLAGNIPHLKRVPDHLPIDEMLKIRLQNLPPGQNLLEVDLMALAEGLEGRSQNPIALLVDNLLRPCADLGMQEDSLIEWRYDVEKEIDHVVLGKGPPGGAWHTFPGGVRTLSPGAWLSLPPHAGVGDKSTGRVPARAVAAYCRRYVQACKLQRYFRCGVTVTSVTRAPRAPPPCHQSCPRAANFWVSGYDKSKGCGFRYACRRVIIACGAGDRPNVLPAHISRHAIHSLDQVERALHLLATTEGDSPEKSVLVVGSGVSAADAVRLARLAALPVSHVHRTPADSLAKLSPVAYPDYCHVYKMMLDGPSGNHPYYTPYPEHMIVEINPVAREEASLKLKQEEDEILQPKRVKLLNLVTNETLEITVCLIAILIGSKPDLFFLQTNFSLNEIDVQKECIKCIEKKEESQRLCFLKSHWNNLKNVLEQGIQSCKSRYLNYNEINGNTDTKCLVTNCNKRKISEGNLDIDSDNTSAVKCKCTNTNTNIIPYECVKKIDCDCQPVNPYSSGLGFGMDPNKPVDGRSNPIAIDKSTHEILNAPKGMYALGPVTADNFIRFIPGGAVAIVAHLHKEMKNAE from the exons ACTTCAAAACCTGCCTCCCGGACAGAACCTGCTGGAAGTCGATCTAATGGCGCTGGCGGAGGGTCTGGAGGGCCGCAGCCAAAACCCCATAGCTTTACTA GTAGACAATTTACTGCGGCCCTGCGCCGATCTAGGCATGCAAGAAGACTCGCTCATAGAGTGGCGGTACGACGTCGAGAAAGAG ATTGACCATGTGGTCCTGGGTAAAGGTCCCCCAGGCGGTGCGTGGCACACGTTTCCCGGGGGAGTTAGAACTTTGTCCCCCGGGGCCTGGCTCTCGCTTCCCCCACACGCCGGGGTGGGGGATAAAAGTACCGGCAGAGTGCCTGCGCGAGCTGTAGCTGCTTACTGCAGGCGATACGTGCAGGCGTGCAAGCTGCAG AGGTACTTCCGCTGCGGCGTGACGGTGACGAGCGTGACGCgagcgccgcgcgcgccgccgccctgCCACCAGTCGTGCCCGCGCGCCGCCAACTTCTGGGTCTCCGG GTACGACAAGTCTAAAGGCTGCGGTTTCCGGTACGCGTGCCGCCGCGTTATAATCGCGTGCGGCGCGGGGGACAGACCTAATGTACTACCCGCACACATCTCTCGACACGCCATACACTCGCTGGACCAAGTCGAGCGGGCTCTGCATCTGTTAGCCACTACAG aaggcGACAGTCCAGAGAAATCGGTACTAGTGGTGGGATCGGGAGTGAGCGCGGCGGACGCCGTGCGACTAGCGCGCCTCGCGGCTCTGCCCGTCAGCCACGTGCACCGCACCCCGGCCGACTCGCTTGCCAAACTGTCGCCAGTCGCCTACCCGGACTACTGCCAT GTATACAAAATGATGCTCGACGGCCCATCAGGAAACCATCCATACTACACTCCGTATCCAGAACACATGATAGTGGAAATCAACCCAGTAGCCCGCGAAGAAGCCTCGCTCAAACTCAAGCAGGAAGAAGACGAGATCCTACAGCCTAAGAGGGTCAAACTACTTAACTTAGTCACTAATGAGACGCTAGAAATAACAGTATGCCTTATAGCTATCCTTATCGGTTCCAAACCAGACCTATTCTTCCTCCAAACGAACTTCAGTTTAAACGAAATAGATGTACAAAAGGAATGCATCAAATGCATCGAGAAGAAAGAAGAGAGCCAAAGACTGTGTTTCCTCAAAAGCCATTGGAATAACCTCAAAAATGTCCTCGAGCAAGGCATACAGAGCTGCAAGTCCAGATACTTGAACTACAACGAAATAAATGGCAACACGGACACAAAATGCCTCGTAACCAACTGTAACAAACGGAAAATCAGCGAGGGAAACTTAGACATAGACAGTGACAACACTAGTGCTGtgaaatgtaaatgtacaaatACTAATACAAATATCATTCCGTATGAATGTGTTAAGAAAATTGACTGCGATTGCCAACCCGTCAACCCGTATAGTTCTGGTTTAGGTTTCGGTATGGACCCGAATAAACCTGTAGATGGAAGATCGAATCCCATAGCCATAGATAAGAGTACTCATGAGATACTGAACGCGCCTAAGGGCATGTACGCACTGGGGCCGGTAACCGCAGACAATTTTATTCGTTTCATCCCGGGCGGCGCGGTCGCCATAGTGGCGCATTTACACAAGGAAATGAAGAATGCCGAGTGA